A region from the Colwellia sp. PAMC 21821 genome encodes:
- a CDS encoding molybdopterin cofactor-binding domain-containing protein — MSISDNGKDNIDLSRRNLMIGSVGAAFVVAFAPALFAQQSSVKKMIAEKNFSPTVWYEIDQNGVIKVNIARAEMGQHVGTALAKIVAEELGADWNNVIIEHVNTNPKWGYMVTGGSWSVFQSYEPLSRAGAAGRAILIEAGAKALNKSIADCQAENGFVVCGQQRISFAELIKTQQFNKTVSADELKNYAIKSRKHHTIIGKQSHALDIPPKVNGTAVYGIDVEVPGMLYARPVVPPSRYGNKVEYVDDSNAKKITGYQGYKELSDPSGWLEGWVVVFADNYPAAIQAADKIKVNYLHNDALSISEEDIQKRGKDLITDREAGALLVDVGDTAAAQESAASQMNSTYTTSSAMHFHLEPVNAVVEFKDDTWHIHSGNQWQSLTLPAVAKALGVEDSQVIIHQYYLGGGFGRRLFGDYMIPAALAAKAIGKPVKMVFTREDDSHFDQPRSPSVSHLNATLNDDNQVIGIEHRFTSGWPTKAMAPGFLAPSKDGKKKIDMFSASGSDHWYSLPNHKVLVYNNDLAQKTFVPGWLRSVGPGWIQWSVESFMDELAHKSGQDPAKFRLALLDAQGRQSGSAPHSVGGANRLKNVLKELTKKVDTQQTLPKNQGIGIALSFGQERSMPTWVALAAHIEVHPESGKVTVKKLTCVVDCGVVVHPDGALAQLEGSLLWGVSLALHEGTEFKNGQVASSNLHNYFPLRMKDVPDMDISFVESDEFPVGLGEPGTTVVAPAIGNAIFNATGVRFRSLPMTPAIVKGMMKQKQGDTA; from the coding sequence ATTTTTCTCCAACAGTTTGGTATGAAATAGATCAAAACGGCGTAATCAAAGTTAATATCGCGCGCGCTGAAATGGGTCAGCATGTAGGAACCGCTTTGGCTAAAATTGTCGCTGAGGAACTAGGTGCAGATTGGAATAACGTTATTATTGAGCATGTGAACACTAATCCTAAGTGGGGATATATGGTCACAGGTGGCTCTTGGTCAGTATTTCAAAGTTATGAGCCATTGTCACGCGCGGGTGCTGCTGGCAGAGCTATTCTCATTGAAGCAGGCGCAAAAGCGTTAAATAAATCAATAGCAGATTGTCAGGCAGAAAATGGCTTTGTCGTTTGTGGTCAGCAGCGCATCAGCTTCGCTGAGTTGATTAAAACACAACAATTTAATAAAACAGTTTCCGCTGACGAGCTTAAAAACTATGCTATCAAGTCTCGCAAGCATCACACTATTATAGGTAAACAAAGCCACGCCTTAGATATACCGCCTAAAGTTAATGGTACTGCGGTCTACGGTATTGATGTTGAAGTGCCTGGAATGCTTTACGCACGGCCTGTAGTGCCGCCATCGCGCTACGGAAATAAAGTTGAATATGTTGACGACAGTAACGCTAAAAAAATTACGGGTTATCAAGGCTACAAGGAATTATCAGACCCAAGTGGTTGGCTTGAGGGTTGGGTTGTGGTTTTTGCTGATAATTACCCCGCGGCCATACAAGCCGCTGATAAAATAAAGGTCAACTATCTGCACAACGATGCGTTAAGTATTTCAGAAGAGGATATACAAAAACGCGGAAAAGATTTAATTACAGATAGGGAAGCAGGCGCGTTACTCGTTGATGTCGGCGATACCGCTGCTGCACAAGAAAGTGCAGCGAGTCAAATGAACTCTACTTACACAACATCTAGCGCAATGCATTTTCATCTTGAGCCAGTCAACGCCGTTGTTGAATTTAAAGACGATACATGGCACATACATAGTGGTAATCAATGGCAATCACTCACGCTGCCAGCAGTCGCTAAAGCTCTTGGAGTAGAAGACTCACAAGTTATTATCCACCAATATTACTTAGGCGGTGGATTTGGTAGACGATTATTTGGCGACTATATGATCCCAGCGGCACTGGCGGCAAAAGCGATAGGTAAACCGGTAAAAATGGTGTTTACCCGTGAAGATGACTCTCATTTCGATCAACCCCGCTCGCCCAGTGTCAGTCATTTAAATGCCACACTCAATGACGACAATCAGGTTATTGGCATTGAGCACAGATTTACTTCAGGCTGGCCTACTAAAGCGATGGCGCCAGGATTTTTAGCGCCCAGCAAAGATGGTAAGAAAAAAATTGACATGTTTTCAGCAAGTGGTTCAGATCACTGGTACTCATTACCCAACCACAAAGTGTTAGTTTATAACAATGACCTAGCGCAAAAAACATTTGTTCCGGGTTGGTTAAGATCAGTAGGACCAGGTTGGATACAATGGAGCGTTGAATCATTTATGGATGAACTCGCTCATAAAAGTGGACAGGATCCAGCAAAATTTAGACTGGCTTTACTTGATGCGCAAGGACGACAATCTGGCAGTGCACCTCATTCAGTAGGTGGTGCTAACCGTTTAAAAAATGTTTTAAAAGAATTAACGAAAAAAGTAGATACCCAACAAACTCTGCCAAAAAACCAAGGTATAGGTATCGCATTAAGCTTTGGCCAAGAGCGTTCTATGCCCACTTGGGTAGCTTTAGCTGCACATATTGAAGTACACCCTGAATCAGGCAAAGTGACAGTGAAAAAACTGACCTGTGTTGTTGATTGTGGTGTTGTTGTGCATCCGGATGGTGCACTGGCGCAATTGGAAGGCTCTTTGCTATGGGGTGTCAGTCTAGCCCTGCATGAAGGCACCGAATTTAAAAACGGACAAGTAGCAAGTAGCAATTTACACAACTACTTTCCATTACGTATGAAAGACGTACCCGATATGGATATTTCGTTTGTGGAAAGTGATGAATTTCCGGTTGGACTTGGGGAGCCAGGCACCACCGTAGTTGCACCTGCAATTGGTAACGCTATTTTTAACGCTACAGGGGTCAGATTCAGATCATTGCCAATGACTCCAGCTATTGTAAAAGGCATGATGAAACAAAAACAAGGGGACACAGCATGA